CGGCGAGACGACGATCAACTTCTCGCTGCCGTCGGACTCGCACGTCCGTCTGGCGGTTTACGACCTGTCGGGCCGTCTGATCACGACGCTGGTTGACGACACACTGACGGCCGGCCGTCACACGCTCGGCTGGGACGGCACTGCCTCCCGCGGGACGAGCGTGCAGAGCGGCGTTTACTTCTACAAACTCGATACCGAAACCGACAGCGCAACCCGGCGACTGGTCCTCGTTCGCTAAGCACAAGGAGGAAAACCCCGTGAAGGACAAAACCCTAGTAGTCGGGCTCGTGGTCGTCGGACTGGCGCTTATGGTTGCCGGCTGCACCGAGGTCACGGTACCCATTCCCTCGAACCCCGAGCAGCTCTGCGACGAAGGCTGGAGAGCCCTCCTCGCCGGTGACGACACCAGCGCCCAGTACAACTTCGAGCAAGCCCTGGAGATTGATCAGGCATA
This sequence is a window from bacterium. Protein-coding genes within it:
- a CDS encoding FlgD immunoglobulin-like domain containing protein; protein product: GETTINFSLPSDSHVRLAVYDLSGRLITTLVDDTLTAGRHTLGWDGTASRGTSVQSGVYFYKLDTETDSATRRLVLVR